The Roseofilum reptotaenium CS-1145 genome contains a region encoding:
- a CDS encoding glycoside hydrolase family 13 protein, which produces MNIQTPDWVKHAVFYQIFPDRLAKGNPPPGTTYPHLPLEPWDSPPTVQGYKGGNLWGVIETLDYLQDLGITAIYFTPIFQSACNHRYHTHDYYQVDPMLGGNLAFFALLEAAHQRQIKIVLDGVFNHASRGFFHFNDILENGPHSPWVDWFKIQDWPLSAYDGSKPANYIGWANNRALPEFNHQNPDVREYIMQIAEYWIRLGVDGWRLDVPFCINVEGFWQEFRQRVKAINPEAYIVGEIWTNALQWLDGTQFDGVMNYLFTAPTIAFTAGDRVNLDLVRNSAYEPYPALDAASYASKIESLLHLYDWEIQLAQLNLLDSHDTARLVTIAQGDRPSVELATLLLMTFPGAPSIYYGDEIGLEGAIDPDCRRSFPSPEERDKSILSYHHKLIALRHQYRALRIGTYHVIFAEGLVYIFARQETDQTLIIALNAGEEAITVRCFPRNLNHIPKTLVYGQAEIEWSDNGDLRLQLPPRQGCILAPID; this is translated from the coding sequence ATGAACATTCAGACACCAGACTGGGTAAAACATGCTGTTTTCTATCAAATTTTTCCCGATCGCCTCGCCAAAGGCAACCCACCCCCAGGCACAACTTATCCCCATCTCCCCCTCGAACCCTGGGACTCTCCCCCAACCGTGCAAGGTTATAAGGGGGGAAACCTTTGGGGTGTGATTGAAACCCTGGATTATTTACAAGATTTGGGCATTACAGCCATTTACTTTACCCCCATCTTTCAATCCGCTTGTAATCACCGCTACCATACCCATGACTATTATCAAGTCGATCCCATGCTAGGGGGAAATCTAGCCTTTTTTGCCCTTCTCGAAGCTGCCCATCAACGCCAGATTAAAATTGTCTTAGATGGAGTCTTTAATCATGCCAGTCGCGGCTTTTTCCACTTCAATGACATCCTAGAAAATGGCCCCCATTCCCCTTGGGTAGACTGGTTTAAAATCCAAGATTGGCCCCTATCCGCCTATGATGGCAGTAAACCGGCGAACTATATCGGTTGGGCAAATAATCGTGCCTTACCTGAATTTAATCACCAGAATCCAGACGTGCGAGAATATATTATGCAAATTGCCGAATATTGGATTCGCTTAGGAGTCGATGGTTGGCGATTAGATGTACCCTTTTGTATTAACGTGGAAGGCTTTTGGCAAGAATTTAGGCAACGAGTCAAAGCCATTAACCCAGAAGCCTATATTGTCGGCGAAATTTGGACAAATGCCCTGCAATGGCTGGATGGAACCCAGTTTGATGGAGTCATGAACTATTTATTTACTGCTCCAACGATCGCCTTTACTGCTGGCGATCGCGTCAATCTCGATCTGGTCCGTAATTCTGCCTATGAACCCTATCCTGCCCTTGATGCTGCCAGTTATGCCAGTAAAATCGAATCCCTACTGCATCTCTATGACTGGGAAATTCAACTAGCGCAACTCAATCTGCTCGATTCCCATGATACCGCCCGCTTAGTCACCATCGCTCAAGGCGATCGCCCCAGCGTTGAATTAGCCACTCTCCTGCTCATGACCTTCCCTGGAGCGCCTAGCATCTATTATGGCGACGAAATCGGATTAGAAGGAGCGATCGATCCGGACTGTCGGCGCAGTTTTCCCTCTCCAGAAGAGCGTGATAAAAGTATCCTAAGCTACCATCATAAACTCATCGCCCTCAGACACCAGTATCGCGCCCTACGAATCGGAACCTATCACGTTATTTTTGCTGAAGGACTTGTTTATATCTTCGCCCGTCAAGAAACCGATCAAACCCTGATTATCGCCCTCAATGCGGGAGAAGAAGCGATTACCGTACGCTGCTTTCCCAGAAACTTAAATCACATCCCCAAAACCCTGGTTTATGGACAAGCAGAAATCGAATGGTCAGACAATGGCGATCTCCGGCTCCAACTCCCCCCTCGCCAAGGCTGTATACTTGCCCCCATAGACTGA
- a CDS encoding LuxR C-terminal-related transcriptional regulator produces MNQEEFEQVYNQLTHRRQQVLNGILSGEADAQIAEALGIGEPAIRKHVERIVDQFGLANSESQNGQRRSKRSDLVSLVARYKPELLKTRLPSQQENDDSILEVLQEIQPIEAIHENLELKLQLWQDSRDISQKKQIGDRLKNTGYDTYMQGDFPGTVFYLQWALKFEIDSPAVHYNLASAYEKLSDFPNAYHHYNRAAQAQTHAAHAAISNLSRLDILSHNPDTAIERIIPILDQVKNQAVLSTLYKNLGWAYFLKKDKDLSQAETWLRKAIELNSDRAAPHCLLAQVLEAQDKPLEASEYWQKCRDCDSHQTRSIHAPWRSPELDLWQLEARQHLDTNLDTHSLIQGLHTDSESISLPH; encoded by the coding sequence ATGAATCAAGAAGAATTTGAACAAGTCTACAATCAATTAACCCATCGCCGTCAACAAGTCCTCAATGGTATTCTCTCCGGTGAGGCAGACGCGCAAATCGCCGAGGCTCTCGGCATTGGCGAACCTGCTATCCGCAAGCATGTCGAGCGCATTGTCGATCAATTCGGTTTAGCCAATTCTGAGTCACAGAACGGACAGCGCCGCTCCAAGCGCTCCGATCTAGTTTCCCTGGTGGCTCGATATAAGCCCGAACTGCTGAAAACTCGATTGCCTAGCCAACAGGAGAATGACGACAGTATCCTAGAGGTATTGCAAGAGATCCAGCCTATTGAGGCGATTCACGAGAATCTAGAACTGAAACTGCAACTTTGGCAAGACAGTCGTGACATCAGCCAAAAGAAACAAATCGGCGATCGCCTCAAAAATACCGGATACGACACCTATATGCAAGGCGACTTCCCAGGAACCGTATTCTACCTGCAATGGGCGCTCAAATTCGAGATCGACTCTCCCGCAGTCCACTACAACCTGGCTTCAGCCTACGAAAAACTCAGCGACTTTCCCAACGCCTACCATCACTATAATCGAGCAGCTCAAGCCCAAACTCATGCTGCCCATGCTGCCATCAGCAACCTCTCCCGCCTAGACATTTTGAGCCATAATCCGGATACTGCCATTGAACGCATTATCCCCATCCTTGACCAAGTGAAAAACCAAGCTGTTCTATCTACGCTCTATAAAAACCTAGGATGGGCTTACTTCCTGAAAAAAGACAAAGACCTTTCTCAGGCCGAAACTTGGTTACGCAAAGCTATAGAATTAAATAGCGATCGCGCCGCTCCCCACTGTCTCCTGGCTCAAGTCCTCGAAGCCCAAGACAAACCCCTTGAAGCCAGCGAGTATTGGCAAAAATGCCGAGACTGTGACTCCCATCAAACCCGTTCTATCCATGCTCCCTGGCGATCGCCAGAACTTGACCTTTGGCAGCTAGAAGCTCGGCAACATCTAGACACCAACCTAGATACTCATTCCTTAATCCAAGGATTACACACAGACTCTGAATCTATCTCCCTACCCCACTAG
- a CDS encoding ATP-binding protein gives MTGQRRRDTCCLTEQGYKKIWKVILEEFEQKPTLQELSAFIGADSNEQHGGRPLSADTISKIINRKRKTDRTSIVTLFQPFGLTLSDDDITYDDPPILSNSDYSNRITLRSELSGCRMQNLPPQHNQFVGREEQLCELMKYLSPNYPAPIIEVNGIAGVGKTALVLEAAYLCLEYRERGKTAYHPLSQRLQCEIPRFEAIIFTSAKQEFLLDTIQDRLSPQRNLQAIYRKIVTTLEEPAILHDSDNRRHIEKIYNKFREVGRTLLIVDNLETIQDRKRVLSFIYELPNAKTIYTTREKASDMFQPISLKSLSREDSLKLINQQLELRKKGLNHQQKEKLYEVTSGIPLAIIYSIGRFSSYCSIETILKQLKDANNHLSHFCFSKSIDDIKEIDRVQNLDAYKLFMSISIFYKSPSFNALIKVTGLTEKPRPQIEKSIESLINFSLIYDLEGRFFMLPLTREYAYAELEKNIYFKKQLICRWMRFYLNFAARIDSCKSKDERFSHGYRQLAEEWDNLLHVLRFCKEDKTQDTDRYEYIKELWFYLENYANLRGHWKDRVYWLKWIINKSRERGEHPVKIRAMTHLARTLLLMGGDNFIEAETILLDAWEQRHYADYATLDYLTNHLAGLYTRLERYQEAHRWLDEEQKLFDQHKAKLSKYDDYCMYKIYIDRERAEVYFCQQNHDKAKQMCDSVITLSKAIKHRRNENYANKILADIYIRENHLEEAECLLKTGFEEVKAHDDKRRIAYYETSFALLEKAKGDFKKAESYIVKAMTNFDYLGMIFDFEKAKLINHDIQEKLKQRNS, from the coding sequence ATGACAGGACAACGACGCAGAGATACGTGCTGTTTAACGGAGCAAGGATATAAAAAAATTTGGAAAGTTATTCTAGAAGAATTTGAACAAAAGCCTACTTTACAAGAGCTATCAGCTTTCATTGGTGCTGACAGCAATGAGCAACATGGAGGAAGACCTCTTTCAGCAGACACTATTTCCAAGATTATAAACCGCAAAAGAAAAACTGATCGTACAAGTATTGTTACTTTATTTCAGCCATTTGGATTAACTCTAAGTGATGATGACATTACCTATGATGATCCACCAATACTATCCAATTCTGATTATTCAAATCGTATCACGCTGCGATCAGAACTCAGTGGATGCAGAATGCAAAATCTTCCTCCTCAGCATAACCAATTTGTTGGTAGAGAAGAACAATTATGTGAGTTAATGAAATATCTTTCTCCCAACTATCCTGCTCCAATTATTGAAGTGAATGGTATTGCAGGTGTTGGCAAAACAGCTCTTGTCTTAGAAGCTGCTTATTTATGTCTGGAATATAGGGAGCGTGGAAAAACGGCTTATCATCCTTTATCCCAAAGACTACAATGTGAAATTCCTAGGTTTGAAGCTATTATTTTTACTTCCGCAAAACAAGAATTTTTACTGGATACTATTCAAGACCGATTATCCCCACAAAGAAATCTTCAGGCAATTTATAGAAAAATAGTGACTACTTTAGAAGAGCCAGCTATTCTGCATGATTCAGATAACCGTCGCCATATAGAAAAAATATATAACAAATTTAGAGAAGTTGGTAGAACTTTGTTGATTGTGGATAATCTAGAAACTATCCAAGATAGGAAAAGGGTTTTATCGTTTATATATGAATTGCCAAATGCTAAAACAATCTATACAACTCGCGAAAAAGCGTCTGATATGTTTCAGCCTATCTCCTTAAAATCATTATCTAGAGAGGATAGTCTTAAATTAATTAATCAGCAACTAGAGCTACGGAAAAAAGGTTTAAATCATCAGCAAAAAGAAAAGTTATATGAAGTGACTAGTGGAATTCCCTTAGCGATCATCTATAGTATAGGTCGATTCTCCAGCTATTGCTCTATAGAGACAATTTTGAAGCAACTAAAAGATGCTAATAATCATTTGTCTCATTTTTGTTTCTCTAAGTCAATCGATGATATTAAAGAAATTGATCGCGTCCAAAATCTTGACGCATATAAACTTTTTATGTCCATTTCTATTTTTTATAAATCTCCAAGTTTTAACGCTTTAATTAAAGTTACAGGATTAACAGAAAAGCCTCGTCCACAAATAGAAAAAAGCATTGAAAGTTTAATCAATTTTTCTCTGATATATGATCTCGAAGGAAGATTTTTTATGTTACCCTTAACCCGCGAGTATGCTTATGCAGAACTAGAAAAGAATATATATTTTAAAAAGCAATTAATTTGTAGATGGATGCGATTTTATCTTAATTTTGCAGCAAGGATTGATTCATGTAAATCTAAAGATGAAAGATTTAGCCATGGCTATAGACAGTTAGCAGAGGAATGGGATAACCTTTTGCATGTACTGCGTTTTTGCAAAGAAGACAAAACACAAGATACTGATCGATATGAATATATTAAAGAACTCTGGTTTTATTTAGAAAACTATGCAAATCTACGAGGTCATTGGAAAGATCGTGTGTATTGGTTAAAATGGATTATTAACAAATCCAGAGAAAGAGGAGAACATCCGGTTAAAATACGAGCTATGACCCATCTAGCAAGAACTTTGCTACTGATGGGTGGTGATAATTTTATTGAAGCTGAAACGATTCTCCTTGATGCATGGGAGCAACGCCATTATGCTGACTACGCTACACTTGATTACTTAACTAATCATCTAGCAGGTTTATATACCCGATTAGAGCGATATCAAGAAGCACATCGCTGGTTAGATGAAGAACAAAAGTTATTCGATCAACACAAGGCAAAACTTTCAAAATATGATGATTACTGTATGTATAAAATTTATATCGATCGTGAAAGGGCGGAAGTATATTTTTGTCAGCAAAATCATGACAAGGCTAAACAGATGTGCGATTCTGTAATTACACTATCTAAAGCAATAAAACATAGGCGAAATGAAAATTATGCGAATAAGATATTGGCAGATATTTATATTCGTGAAAACCACTTAGAAGAAGCTGAATGTCTTTTAAAGACGGGATTTGAAGAAGTTAAGGCTCATGATGACAAGCGCCGTATTGCTTATTATGAAACATCTTTTGCTCTATTAGAAAAAGCAAAAGGTGATTTCAAGAAAGCAGAAAGCTATATTGTCAAGGCAATGACCAATTTTGATTACCTGGGTATGATATTTGACTTTGAAAAAGCAAAGTTGATTAATCACGATATTCAAGAAAAACTAAAACAGCGTAACTCTTAA
- a CDS encoding NfeD family protein: protein MNLHRTSPPKVNRWQWFLGCFAPSSPKVATPPLPWTTFDPVVFLEGEGVVDQPIPPYGRGRVYYRGSWWPATCMEETTLLTGQEVRVIQRQNITLLVTPVVSRLTQG, encoded by the coding sequence ATGAATCTGCACAGAACATCTCCTCCTAAGGTCAACCGGTGGCAATGGTTTCTCGGTTGCTTTGCCCCATCATCGCCTAAAGTTGCCACTCCTCCGTTACCCTGGACAACTTTTGATCCCGTAGTTTTTCTTGAAGGGGAAGGAGTGGTTGACCAGCCCATCCCTCCCTATGGACGGGGCCGAGTATATTACCGAGGTTCTTGGTGGCCGGCCACCTGCATGGAGGAAACAACGTTGCTGACTGGTCAGGAGGTAAGGGTCATTCAACGACAGAATATCACGTTATTAGTCACACCTGTAGTCTCTCGCTTAACTCAAGGGTGA
- a CDS encoding PEP-CTERM sorting domain-containing protein, which produces MATFNLKESVIYSLLLSSTTVVNLALPSNAAVFHNDWSYSIDSFNDGMTGNIVGGTKYEIYGTAIKQTRDRIFVAINANTPLEGVHSDYADDNHVGWGDLFFNFSGQDLNTASANGKLFGIRFSSNNASAAPSLGLFGNVTATDVANQNGLLLDNLAEYNDWITTHGGTPSIGDFSATDPYFDQTRHVQNVIASGTKLGDIDLVSDVNTLGLDFAHFSATGSHTIAFSFDSSLLPTGNFLYHLGLECDNDITGGTGEFKDVPEPSSLMSLVTLGLVFTGLRLRKSVV; this is translated from the coding sequence ATGGCAACGTTTAACTTAAAAGAATCAGTTATTTATTCCTTACTTCTAAGCAGCACAACTGTTGTAAATCTTGCACTTCCATCCAATGCTGCTGTATTTCACAATGATTGGTCTTACTCAATTGACTCCTTTAATGATGGTATGACCGGCAATATTGTTGGTGGAACCAAGTATGAAATTTATGGAACTGCCATCAAGCAAACCCGCGATCGTATTTTTGTCGCCATCAATGCCAATACTCCTCTAGAAGGAGTACATAGTGATTATGCTGATGATAATCATGTGGGTTGGGGAGACCTGTTCTTCAATTTCTCAGGACAAGATCTAAATACAGCCAGTGCTAATGGGAAGTTATTTGGTATTCGCTTTTCCAGTAATAATGCATCTGCTGCTCCAAGCTTGGGTCTTTTTGGCAATGTTACAGCAACAGATGTAGCGAATCAAAATGGTCTTCTTCTTGACAATTTAGCAGAATATAATGACTGGATTACCACTCATGGAGGAACACCTTCCATCGGAGATTTTTCTGCAACTGATCCCTACTTTGATCAAACTCGTCATGTACAAAATGTGATCGCTTCTGGCACAAAGCTAGGTGATATTGACCTGGTCAGTGATGTAAATACCCTCGGACTAGATTTCGCTCATTTTAGTGCCACTGGTTCTCATACCATTGCCTTCAGTTTTGATTCTTCTCTACTTCCTACTGGAAACTTTTTATATCATCTAGGTCTAGAATGCGATAATGATATAACAGGAGGAACTGGAGAATTTAAAGATGTCCCTGAACCTTCAAGTCTGATGAGCTTAGTAACACTAGGTTTGGTATTTACTGGCTTAAGATTACGCAAGTCTGTAGTCTAA
- a CDS encoding late competence development ComFB family protein, with protein sequence MNRVTHLDTHHHYGNVTEVLAIEEVERQLKDVSVDLSQTINKTDAVAYALNRLPSMYATTEEGYEWQKQQAKKRLSPLITQAAKWGINAAQRNKKRFATPLFNQNQAEVTLRKLRVLLGREDLNWENLVSAIEEYLNLALSTKID encoded by the coding sequence ATGAATCGTGTTACTCATCTTGATACCCATCATCATTATGGAAACGTTACTGAAGTATTGGCTATTGAAGAAGTAGAAAGACAACTAAAAGATGTTTCCGTAGATCTTTCTCAAACTATCAATAAAACTGATGCTGTTGCTTATGCTTTAAATCGCCTTCCCTCAATGTATGCCACAACAGAAGAAGGTTATGAGTGGCAAAAACAACAAGCTAAAAAAAGGTTATCTCCTTTAATTACCCAGGCTGCAAAATGGGGAATTAATGCAGCTCAACGCAATAAAAAGCGTTTTGCAACTCCCTTGTTTAACCAAAACCAAGCTGAAGTAACGTTGCGAAAATTAAGAGTTTTACTGGGCCGTGAAGACTTGAATTGGGAGAATTTAGTTTCTGCTATTGAAGAGTATCTAAATCTAGCATTGTCTACAAAAATAGACTAA
- a CDS encoding sugar transferase, producing the protein MSSLTTLSCFTPHPSVHSPLKRLIDILGALVGLLLLSIIFIPVSIAIKLDSPGPILFTQKRYGLSGKPFTLYKFRSMVCNAEDLKKIVSNQARGMLFKNLQDPRITRVGHFLRKTSLDEFPQFWNVLKGEMSLVGTRPPIEQEVIQYNAYQWQRLNVKPGLTGEWQVNGRSQVKDFETVVALDLRYQERWNTTYDFIILVKTIWVVFHQYGSA; encoded by the coding sequence ATGAGTTCTTTAACTACCTTATCTTGCTTCACCCCTCACCCTTCAGTTCATTCTCCACTTAAACGCTTGATTGATATTCTGGGTGCTTTGGTCGGCTTACTACTACTAAGTATAATATTTATACCCGTTAGCATTGCAATCAAGCTCGACAGTCCAGGACCAATTTTATTTACACAAAAACGATATGGACTTTCTGGCAAACCGTTTACACTCTATAAGTTTCGATCTATGGTCTGTAATGCAGAAGATTTAAAGAAAATTGTCTCTAACCAAGCAAGGGGGATGCTTTTTAAAAATCTTCAAGACCCTCGAATCACTAGAGTCGGTCATTTTTTACGCAAAACCAGCCTTGATGAATTTCCTCAATTTTGGAACGTCTTAAAAGGAGAAATGAGTTTAGTGGGAACTCGTCCTCCTATTGAACAAGAAGTCATCCAATACAATGCTTACCAATGGCAGAGACTCAATGTTAAACCTGGACTTACGGGAGAATGGCAAGTTAATGGTCGTTCCCAAGTCAAAGATTTTGAGACTGTAGTTGCTCTAGATTTACGCTATCAAGAACGCTGGAATACAACCTATGACTTCATTATTTTAGTCAAAACGATTTGGGTTGTTTTCCATCAATATGGATCGGCTTAA
- the nth gene encoding endonuclease III, with protein sequence MNITRKWSAKQQKAREILIRLKRLYPDATCTLTYETPVQLLVATILSAQCTDERVNQVTPELFRRYPDAPELADAPLEELEALVRSTGFYRNKAKNIKGACHMIVQDFGGKVPQRMEELLKLPGVARKTANVVLAHGFGINMGVTVDTHVKRLSDRLGLTEHKDPIRIERDLMRLLPQPDWENWSIRLIYHGRAICQAKKPDCANCVLANLCTFNQSREK encoded by the coding sequence ATGAATATCACCCGCAAATGGTCAGCCAAACAGCAAAAAGCTAGAGAAATCCTGATCCGGCTGAAGCGTTTGTATCCCGATGCCACCTGTACGTTAACTTATGAAACGCCGGTACAGTTGCTGGTGGCGACCATTTTATCCGCCCAATGCACGGATGAGCGCGTGAATCAAGTGACTCCAGAATTATTCCGACGCTATCCGGATGCCCCTGAGTTAGCAGATGCACCGTTAGAGGAATTGGAGGCTTTGGTGCGATCGACTGGATTCTATCGCAATAAAGCCAAAAATATTAAAGGCGCTTGTCACATGATTGTGCAAGATTTTGGGGGCAAAGTGCCTCAAAGAATGGAAGAATTGCTCAAACTTCCTGGCGTTGCTCGGAAAACGGCTAATGTTGTCCTTGCCCACGGTTTCGGCATTAATATGGGCGTAACTGTTGATACTCATGTCAAGCGTTTAAGCGATCGCCTAGGCTTAACCGAACACAAAGACCCCATTCGCATAGAGCGAGACTTAATGCGCCTTCTACCCCAACCCGATTGGGAAAATTGGTCAATCCGGTTAATTTACCATGGTCGCGCCATTTGTCAGGCGAAAAAACCGGATTGTGCGAATTGTGTTTTAGCGAATTTATGCACGTTTAATCAATCTAGAGAGAAATAA
- a CDS encoding FecCD family ABC transporter permease, whose translation MTPIRVFSILLLIAVGLGLTLALSLSFGAVSLTQTELWEALWHQGDTVNQTIIWQLRLPRVVAAVCVGSALGTSGALLQGMLRNPLATPFLLGISAGAGLVSVAMVTLGVAQSWIPLGAWLGAVLTTTLVYGLARSVNGISVERLILGGVAVSSLFGAVQTTLLLLSADSRIQQALNWLVGSLNGRGWAEVQVAAPYLILALIGAILLARSLNVLNLGDDLAVGLGVSLGRSRLLIGSIATLLAAGAVSIAGLIGFVGLIVPHGIRLLIGGNDYRLIIPLSALGGAWVLTFADLLSRLGAVELPVGAVTALLGSPLFVWLLYRRSM comes from the coding sequence GTGACTCCTATTCGTGTCTTCTCCATCCTCCTGCTGATCGCCGTTGGCTTAGGCTTAACCTTAGCTCTGTCCCTCTCATTTGGTGCTGTTTCCCTGACTCAAACCGAACTCTGGGAAGCCCTCTGGCATCAGGGAGATACAGTGAATCAAACCATTATTTGGCAGTTGCGACTGCCCAGAGTCGTCGCTGCTGTTTGTGTGGGATCGGCTTTGGGAACCTCTGGCGCTTTATTGCAAGGCATGTTACGCAATCCCTTAGCTACCCCTTTTTTACTCGGTATTTCTGCCGGTGCGGGTTTAGTCTCCGTTGCCATGGTGACGTTGGGAGTTGCCCAAAGTTGGATACCCTTGGGGGCTTGGTTGGGTGCGGTTTTAACCACAACCCTCGTTTATGGGTTGGCTCGCAGTGTGAATGGCATCTCCGTAGAGCGCTTAATTTTAGGGGGTGTGGCGGTCTCTTCCCTCTTTGGGGCAGTACAGACCACATTGCTGTTATTATCCGCAGATAGCCGCATTCAGCAAGCGCTCAATTGGTTGGTAGGCAGCTTGAATGGTCGGGGATGGGCAGAGGTACAAGTGGCGGCTCCCTATTTAATTTTGGCGTTGATAGGCGCTATTCTCTTAGCCCGATCGCTCAATGTCCTGAATTTAGGCGATGATTTAGCGGTAGGATTAGGCGTATCCTTGGGGCGATCGCGTCTCCTCATCGGCTCTATTGCCACCCTGCTGGCTGCTGGAGCCGTCAGTATTGCCGGGTTAATCGGTTTTGTCGGTCTCATTGTCCCCCATGGTATTCGCTTACTGATCGGTGGTAATGATTACCGTTTGATTATTCCCCTCTCTGCCCTGGGAGGCGCTTGGGTGCTAACCTTCGCGGACTTACTCTCCCGGCTAGGCGCTGTAGAATTACCGGTTGGTGCAGTCACGGCTCTTCTGGGTTCCCCTCTGTTTGTCTGGTTACTCTATCGGCGATCGATGTAA
- a CDS encoding hemolysin family protein, giving the protein MVMLVLSACFSGSETAITALDNFKLRALIKEQGDPQGIFRLVLEQRTRFITTLLVGNNLINNFSAVLTSNLFALWLGNAGLGVATAVITFLVLIFGEITPKSLAINNVLAFFKAVVRPIYWLSRALSAIGIIDFLEWIAQSAIRFFQGNTTQDDASLQDLQLMIEILGGKGKLDFYKHELLNKALMLDELTAKDVVKPRIDMRTISHEATLQELVNLCLETGFSRIPVQEESKDQILGVVHLKRALQTLKNLPPGERNLAPVTAGMDSPVYVPEVKGVSDLLKEMLQSRIHLAIVVDEYGGTVGLVTLEDVLEELVGEIYDESDFPHRPSRPGRTAKPPKDRRWIPGLPGRARSPRSPASHENFPDR; this is encoded by the coding sequence ATGGTCATGTTAGTCCTCTCAGCCTGCTTCTCTGGCTCAGAAACAGCCATTACTGCCCTCGATAATTTCAAACTCCGCGCCCTAATTAAGGAGCAGGGAGACCCCCAAGGGATTTTTCGCCTGGTTCTAGAGCAACGGACAAGGTTCATTACCACTCTCCTCGTTGGCAATAACCTGATTAACAATTTTTCCGCTGTCCTCACCAGTAACCTGTTTGCCCTCTGGCTAGGCAATGCCGGGTTAGGGGTGGCAACCGCAGTCATTACCTTTCTGGTGCTAATTTTTGGCGAAATCACGCCGAAGTCCCTGGCGATCAATAATGTGTTGGCCTTTTTTAAGGCAGTGGTGCGACCCATTTATTGGCTATCTCGCGCCTTATCGGCGATCGGCATTATTGATTTTCTGGAATGGATCGCCCAAAGTGCAATTCGCTTTTTCCAGGGTAATACCACCCAGGATGACGCTTCCCTGCAAGATTTGCAACTGATGATTGAGATTTTGGGCGGCAAAGGAAAACTGGATTTCTATAAGCATGAGTTGCTCAATAAAGCCTTGATGCTCGATGAATTGACCGCGAAAGATGTGGTTAAACCCCGCATTGATATGCGTACCATTTCCCATGAAGCCACGTTGCAAGAGTTGGTGAATCTCTGTTTAGAAACCGGGTTTTCCCGAATTCCCGTTCAGGAAGAGTCAAAAGATCAAATCCTCGGCGTAGTTCACCTCAAACGCGCCCTCCAAACCCTGAAAAATCTCCCCCCAGGAGAGCGTAATTTAGCCCCAGTGACCGCCGGAATGGATTCGCCTGTCTATGTGCCGGAGGTGAAAGGGGTGAGCGATCTGTTGAAGGAAATGCTCCAAAGTCGGATTCATTTGGCGATCGTTGTGGATGAGTATGGGGGAACTGTAGGACTTGTCACTCTCGAAGATGTCTTAGAAGAGTTAGTGGGTGAAATTTATGATGAAAGTGACTTTCCCCATCGTCCCTCCCGTCCCGGACGCACGGCAAAACCCCCCAAAGATCGCCGATGGATTCCAGGCTTACCGGGAAGGGCGCGATCGCCCCGCTCACCAGCATCTCATGAGAATTTCCCGGATCGATAA